Proteins encoded in a region of the Paenibacillus sp. E222 genome:
- the alr gene encoding alanine racemase — MYRDTWAEIDLTQIRENVIQIRKFLPRSTKLMAVVKANAYGHGDIETAKEAVEAGADYLACAFIEEAVRLRTAGLKQPILILTPIRPELVPLALEHDLMLTVTQASWFHEMRKYKPVHTPHKVSVHVKMDTGLGRIGIRTQEEWLEMVPWLRAPDVVVDGFYTHFATAGEEDNRYLQLQIQHFLEMKEWSSMSRIPISHYHCAGSVAALRFPELCMDIARIGAAIYGFYPEKLVPNIQLNPAFSMHSRLLQTKKLKKGEYVGYNNAYQTNSDQWIGTVPIGYADGWSQRMQNSEVLVEGYRAEIIGKISMDQLMVKLPMYFPEGSKVTFIGYSGEQEIPIQELAHHIGGVSQEITSSITDRVLRMYKEGGVLHHEITGSRTKTY; from the coding sequence ATGTATCGAGATACTTGGGCTGAAATAGATTTAACGCAAATTCGCGAGAATGTCATACAGATCCGCAAATTTCTACCTCGTTCGACCAAACTAATGGCCGTTGTTAAAGCAAATGCATACGGGCATGGAGATATTGAAACTGCCAAAGAAGCAGTAGAGGCAGGTGCGGACTATTTAGCGTGTGCCTTCATTGAAGAAGCCGTTCGCCTTAGGACTGCCGGCTTAAAACAACCGATTCTTATTTTGACTCCGATTCGTCCCGAACTTGTACCTCTGGCTTTGGAACATGATTTGATGCTTACCGTTACACAGGCGTCATGGTTTCATGAGATGAGAAAATACAAGCCTGTTCATACCCCGCATAAGGTATCTGTGCATGTGAAAATGGATACTGGACTTGGGCGAATCGGTATACGCACGCAAGAAGAGTGGCTTGAAATGGTTCCTTGGCTTAGAGCACCAGATGTAGTAGTCGACGGGTTCTATACCCACTTCGCGACAGCAGGTGAGGAAGACAACCGTTATCTACAGCTTCAGATTCAACACTTCCTGGAAATGAAAGAGTGGAGCAGTATGTCACGGATACCCATCAGTCATTATCACTGTGCGGGAAGTGTTGCAGCACTTCGATTCCCGGAATTGTGCATGGATATTGCTCGAATAGGAGCTGCAATCTATGGCTTTTATCCGGAAAAACTAGTGCCTAACATCCAACTCAATCCGGCATTCAGTATGCACAGTAGATTATTACAAACGAAAAAATTAAAAAAAGGCGAATATGTGGGTTACAACAATGCTTACCAAACAAACTCAGATCAATGGATCGGAACAGTGCCTATCGGCTATGCCGATGGATGGTCGCAGAGAATGCAAAATTCGGAGGTGTTAGTGGAAGGGTATCGTGCAGAAATTATAGGGAAAATCTCCATGGATCAATTGATGGTCAAGCTTCCGATGTATTTTCCCGAAGGATCAAAGGTGACCTTCATTGGCTATTCAGGTGAGCAGGAAATTCCGATTCAGGAACTGGCCCATCATATCGGTGGTGTCTCTCAAGAAATAACGAGTTCGATCACGGACAGAGTGTTACGAATGTATAAAGAAGGTGGGGTACTTCATCATGAAATCACGGGAAGTCGTACAAAAACATATTGA
- a CDS encoding sigma-70 family RNA polymerase sigma factor, which produces MSTALTEQQFSDRLEACKEKLYRFAFSYVKNEQEALEIISEASYKGFLSYEKVKSPDYFETWMTRIVINCSLDHIRRKKKYTYMEDSTIPFAAEESSMGLEEQWDLYEALDHLHPEDRAFIVLKFFQDQRFKDMAEVLSLPESTVKTRFYKILNKLKKHLTKEEVDFT; this is translated from the coding sequence GTGAGTACAGCACTAACTGAACAGCAGTTCAGTGATCGTCTGGAGGCATGTAAAGAAAAGCTTTATCGCTTCGCGTTCTCTTATGTGAAAAATGAACAGGAAGCATTGGAAATTATATCTGAAGCCTCGTATAAAGGTTTTCTATCTTATGAAAAAGTGAAGAGTCCTGATTATTTTGAAACCTGGATGACCCGAATCGTCATCAATTGTTCTCTGGATCACATCAGACGAAAGAAGAAATACACGTATATGGAAGACAGCACCATACCATTTGCAGCCGAAGAGAGTTCCATGGGGCTTGAAGAGCAATGGGATTTATACGAAGCACTGGATCACCTGCATCCCGAAGATAGGGCATTTATCGTTTTGAAATTTTTCCAGGATCAGCGATTCAAGGATATGGCGGAGGTACTGTCCTTGCCGGAAAGCACGGTGAAGACCAGGTTCTATAAGATCTTAAACAAACTCAAAAAACATCTAACCAAGGAAGAGGTTGATTTTACATGA
- a CDS encoding stalk domain-containing protein encodes MLHTRIGKTAAAAILAISLLGTTANLNDAYAAPAISVLLDDVPLKFDAAPLIDKGVTYVPFRTVGEALGISITWNSKTQTVKAIGKVKGQATEVLLQVGSTTATVNGEKVKLAAPPVQREGRVLIPLSSFSSQFGVNVGWNQSTRTVSLVSPQREMHLRAFYALQSYKEIDLVSSMNSVAFGWSRIDREGQFTLQGDEYQIPAAAGDVTPQSIVADAANQSIKPYLMVYSLDGNGELTKVLSDSSMRQKSIEGITAAIAENGFGGVVLDFEGLGFKLDAVEQQKLLNNYVKQLKDSLPKDIALSLAVPPLNSAYKGYDYKTLASLADDIIIMAYQYNPVGTKAQVPEPNSLVDQAIQLALDAGVSKQKLLLGISLNSETSSSIDDKLGLAKRYDLKGAAFWRLGLFRTYNNQMEGAVNASVIKE; translated from the coding sequence ATGTTACATACACGAATAGGAAAAACTGCTGCTGCCGCTATTCTTGCCATATCCTTGCTCGGAACTACTGCAAACCTTAATGATGCCTATGCTGCACCCGCCATTTCGGTCTTGCTGGATGATGTTCCTCTGAAATTCGATGCAGCCCCTCTGATTGATAAAGGTGTAACCTATGTCCCTTTCCGGACAGTTGGCGAAGCCCTGGGAATTAGCATTACATGGAACAGCAAAACGCAAACCGTGAAAGCGATTGGAAAAGTAAAAGGTCAGGCGACGGAAGTCCTGCTTCAAGTGGGAAGCACTACAGCAACCGTCAATGGAGAAAAAGTTAAGCTCGCAGCGCCACCGGTTCAGCGTGAAGGTCGTGTGCTTATTCCACTCAGTTCGTTCAGTAGTCAGTTCGGTGTTAATGTAGGCTGGAACCAATCAACTCGTACCGTTTCTCTTGTTTCACCTCAACGTGAAATGCATTTGAGAGCCTTCTACGCGCTGCAATCCTATAAGGAAATCGATTTGGTGTCATCCATGAACTCCGTTGCTTTTGGCTGGAGTCGCATCGATCGTGAAGGTCAATTTACGCTTCAGGGTGATGAGTATCAAATTCCTGCTGCTGCCGGTGACGTTACCCCTCAATCCATCGTTGCTGATGCAGCGAATCAGAGTATTAAACCGTATCTTATGGTTTATTCTTTGGATGGAAACGGAGAACTTACCAAGGTGCTAAGTGACAGCAGCATGCGCCAGAAGTCCATTGAGGGCATAACTGCTGCCATCGCTGAGAATGGTTTTGGAGGGGTTGTTCTTGATTTTGAAGGACTAGGTTTTAAGCTGGACGCTGTAGAGCAGCAGAAGCTGCTGAACAATTACGTCAAGCAATTGAAGGATTCCTTGCCTAAAGACATCGCCCTATCTTTGGCCGTACCTCCATTAAATAGTGCATATAAAGGTTATGACTACAAAACGCTCGCTTCATTGGCAGACGACATCATTATTATGGCTTATCAATATAATCCGGTCGGCACCAAAGCGCAGGTTCCCGAGCCGAACAGCCTTGTGGATCAAGCCATCCAGCTTGCGTTAGATGCAGGCGTTTCGAAACAAAAGCTTTTGCTCGGTATCAGCTTAAATAGTGAAACCTCATCTTCCATTGATGATAAACTGGGTCTTGCCAAGCGGTATGATCTCAAAGGTGCAGCCTTCTGGCGCCTTGGTTTATTCCGAACCTACAATAATCAGATGGAAGGCGCTGTCAATGCTTCTGTTATAAAAGAATAA
- a CDS encoding GNAT family N-acetyltransferase — translation MSSIVLAAAEDIRSQDSELLIKELSEELGLLYGGDGTAGFQPSDVETPRAAFIVARLDGYPVGCGAIRPLDATSVEVKRMYTRSDFRRKGVAQAILAEAERLALEFGYTNLKLQTGPKQPEAAALYERVGYYRIPIFHGDWDQVLAYQKDLVLSASHRNEHSSLNA, via the coding sequence ATGTCGTCAATCGTGCTTGCTGCCGCCGAAGATATACGAAGCCAGGATTCAGAACTATTAATCAAGGAGCTAAGCGAAGAATTGGGATTGTTATATGGCGGCGATGGGACGGCGGGATTTCAGCCATCCGATGTGGAGACACCGCGAGCAGCCTTTATTGTCGCGCGTTTGGATGGATATCCGGTAGGCTGCGGAGCCATCAGACCCCTTGATGCTACATCCGTGGAGGTCAAGCGCATGTATACACGTTCGGATTTCCGTCGCAAGGGTGTGGCACAGGCCATTCTTGCCGAAGCAGAGCGTCTTGCGCTGGAGTTTGGCTATACCAATCTGAAGCTGCAGACTGGCCCCAAGCAGCCTGAGGCAGCGGCCCTTTATGAAAGAGTTGGGTACTATCGGATACCGATTTTCCACGGGGACTGGGACCAGGTACTCGCCTATCAGAAAGATCTGGTACTTAGCGCAAGCCACAGAAACGAGCATTCCTCATTGAACGCATAG
- a CDS encoding PLP-dependent aminotransferase family protein encodes MNYSFSNRIAALQPSIIREILKASSGQNVIPFSAGNPAPETFPIEAIRTFTQSILEQDPVTALQYGITEGYAPLRDTLTTHLKAGFDTGKTSDELFIVSGAQQGIELACKVFCNEGDTIICESPSFIGSLNSFRASGANLVGVPMETDGMDIGKLEHALQTEQNVKMIYVIPSFQNPTGFTTSLEKRKAIYDLAKKYGVMILEDNPYGELRFRGEDVATIKSMDDEGLVIYVGSFSKILSAGLRVGYVLAPSEVVQKMVVAKQGEDVHTAMLPQILAHKFMTEYNYAEHISSIRAIYRRKSALMIDKLKEHMGESITFTQPDGGLFLWCDLPAHIPMLDYAKTAAAEGVAVVPGTAFLVDENEPCNAIRLNFSTPSDEQIVKGIEILGQVLHKF; translated from the coding sequence ATGAACTATTCATTTTCCAACCGGATTGCTGCATTACAGCCATCCATCATTCGTGAAATCCTGAAGGCTTCTTCGGGTCAAAATGTAATTCCGTTCTCGGCTGGGAACCCCGCTCCGGAGACATTCCCTATTGAGGCGATTCGCACATTCACCCAATCGATTCTGGAACAGGACCCGGTAACAGCACTGCAATACGGAATTACCGAAGGCTATGCCCCGCTGCGGGATACATTGACTACACACCTGAAGGCAGGCTTTGACACGGGTAAAACATCGGATGAACTGTTCATCGTATCTGGCGCACAGCAAGGGATTGAACTTGCTTGTAAAGTATTCTGTAATGAAGGGGATACGATTATCTGTGAGAGCCCAAGCTTTATCGGTTCACTGAACTCTTTCCGGGCTTCAGGCGCAAACTTGGTCGGCGTTCCGATGGAGACGGACGGTATGGATATCGGGAAGCTGGAGCATGCCCTGCAAACCGAGCAGAATGTAAAGATGATCTATGTCATTCCGAGCTTCCAAAATCCTACAGGTTTTACCACCAGCCTGGAGAAACGCAAGGCAATCTATGATCTTGCCAAGAAGTATGGAGTCATGATTCTGGAAGATAACCCATACGGAGAACTTCGTTTTCGCGGAGAAGATGTAGCGACAATTAAGTCGATGGATGATGAAGGTCTGGTCATTTACGTAGGTTCCTTCTCCAAGATTCTGTCCGCTGGCCTGCGTGTTGGTTATGTTCTGGCTCCTTCCGAGGTTGTTCAGAAGATGGTGGTTGCCAAACAGGGAGAGGACGTACATACAGCCATGCTGCCGCAGATTCTGGCACACAAGTTCATGACGGAGTATAACTATGCAGAGCATATCAGCAGTATCCGTGCGATTTATCGCAGGAAGTCTGCCTTGATGATTGACAAGCTGAAGGAGCATATGGGTGAATCCATTACCTTTACCCAACCGGATGGAGGGCTGTTCCTCTGGTGTGATCTGCCAGCTCATATCCCGATGCTGGATTATGCCAAAACAGCTGCTGCGGAAGGTGTAGCGGTTGTTCCGGGCACTGCTTTTCTCGTCGATGAGAACGAACCCTGCAATGCCATCAGACTTAATTTCTCAACACCTTCCGATGAGCAAATTGTGAAGGGCATCGAAATTCTGGGCCAGGTTCTGCACAAATTCTAA
- a CDS encoding NAD(P)/FAD-dependent oxidoreductase yields the protein MSEPMDAIVIGAGIAGSTCALQLARQGHRTLLLDRQEFPRHKTCGEFMSPETTEMLDYLGINLSEQEIKPSTMDHAKIIMPQGGEIEAPLPGLAYGISRYELDRNLHKQATAAGVEIVTKATITNIRQLEDYSYEVEAKQGNDEIQYRAKTVIGAHGSKKPRGMTSPAELRDKTAYVGVKSHYRGITIPPRVELYFCKGGYVGISPIEEGIANVAALLTLDAVRGSGKSVKDILLAASLTNERLAARLAEGSPVQGTQVSIAPLHLSNVPEPWSQYPHIGDAMLMIPPLCGDGMSVALRSSLLCAEWTDRYLHRKISFKQWQHGYSKEAHHEFSRLLRRARRIQKLAFAKTNKFYPGLARMVPGLATYLVKATRLSEINLVHRS from the coding sequence GTGTCTGAACCAATGGATGCCATAGTCATCGGAGCTGGAATTGCCGGCAGTACCTGTGCGTTGCAGCTTGCCAGGCAAGGGCACCGCACACTGCTGTTGGATCGGCAGGAGTTTCCACGTCACAAAACATGCGGTGAGTTTATGTCGCCTGAGACAACGGAAATGCTGGATTATTTGGGGATCAACCTTAGTGAACAAGAGATAAAGCCAAGTACCATGGATCATGCCAAGATCATTATGCCTCAGGGCGGGGAGATCGAGGCGCCTCTGCCGGGATTGGCCTACGGCATTAGCCGATATGAGCTGGATCGGAATTTGCACAAGCAGGCCACAGCCGCAGGCGTTGAGATCGTTACGAAGGCAACGATAACCAACATTCGGCAGTTAGAGGATTATAGCTATGAAGTCGAAGCCAAACAAGGAAATGACGAGATTCAGTATAGAGCAAAAACCGTTATTGGAGCCCATGGCTCGAAGAAGCCGCGCGGGATGACCTCGCCAGCCGAGCTGCGGGATAAAACAGCATATGTGGGTGTCAAATCGCACTATCGGGGAATCACGATCCCGCCGCGGGTAGAGTTGTATTTTTGCAAGGGAGGGTATGTCGGCATTTCGCCGATTGAGGAGGGTATCGCTAATGTAGCTGCATTGCTGACCCTTGATGCGGTGCGTGGAAGCGGCAAGTCTGTGAAGGATATTCTGCTGGCTGCATCCCTGACCAACGAAAGATTGGCAGCGAGGCTTGCGGAGGGAAGTCCAGTCCAAGGAACACAGGTCTCGATTGCACCACTCCATCTATCCAATGTTCCTGAACCGTGGTCCCAATATCCTCATATTGGAGATGCCATGCTGATGATCCCTCCCTTGTGTGGTGACGGGATGTCCGTTGCGCTTCGTTCCTCACTGCTGTGTGCTGAATGGACGGACAGGTATCTTCACAGGAAGATCAGCTTTAAGCAGTGGCAGCACGGGTATTCGAAGGAAGCTCATCACGAATTCTCCCGACTGCTCCGGCGTGCACGACGGATTCAGAAGCTGGCTTTTGCCAAAACGAACAAATTTTATCCTGGTTTGGCCCGGATGGTTCCTGGGCTGGCGACTTATCTCGTGAAGGCAACACGATTATCGGAAATCAATCTTGTGCATCGGTCATAG
- a CDS encoding methyltransferase domain-containing protein, whose protein sequence is MSFFRTLSVRAREDELMDDFSMGGEELSEALKHLRRLNKIFAAPAPTRAGVEKLWKAIGSPSTLTLLDVGAGSGDVNQKLLHWADQKGVKLEITLVDLTEEACEEARNLFMNEPRIKVRRADVRELPDASADIVTGSQFVHHFEGKQLVEMVSHMLRASKYGVVINDIHRHPVSYAAVWITTRMISRNRYIRHDGPLSVAKGFTGSDWRDLKQQLNHDTMTYEWKPLFRYSVVIPHHGKLS, encoded by the coding sequence ATGTCCTTCTTTAGAACACTATCCGTACGGGCAAGGGAAGACGAGTTGATGGACGATTTCTCCATGGGGGGAGAAGAATTGAGCGAAGCGCTCAAACATCTGAGGCGGCTGAACAAAATATTTGCTGCTCCCGCGCCAACCCGTGCAGGGGTGGAAAAGTTATGGAAAGCGATAGGCAGTCCAAGTACGCTGACTCTTCTTGATGTGGGAGCGGGTTCAGGTGATGTAAACCAGAAACTATTGCACTGGGCGGACCAGAAGGGAGTTAAGCTTGAGATTACTCTGGTCGATCTGACTGAGGAAGCATGTGAGGAAGCGAGAAACCTATTCATGAATGAACCGAGAATCAAGGTTCGACGTGCCGATGTCAGGGAATTGCCGGATGCCTCAGCAGACATCGTGACCGGCTCGCAATTTGTCCATCATTTTGAAGGAAAGCAACTCGTGGAGATGGTCTCGCATATGCTGCGTGCCTCTAAGTATGGCGTTGTCATTAATGATATTCATCGCCATCCTGTATCCTATGCGGCTGTCTGGATAACCACTCGAATGATCTCTCGCAATCGGTATATTCGTCATGATGGACCGCTGTCTGTTGCAAAAGGCTTCACGGGAAGCGATTGGCGGGACTTGAAGCAGCAGTTGAACCATGACACGATGACCTATGAATGGAAGCCTTTGTTCCGCTATTCGGTCGTGATACCCCACCATGGGAAGCTATCATAG